A stretch of DNA from Dehalobacterium formicoaceticum:
TTCTCTTTTTAATTCGTTTTAAATTCGCTTTAAGGTTGTATTTAAAACGAAACCATCTTTTTAAAATTTTCGTCATCATTTTTCAAAATAGATCGTGTTTGGCAGAGCGTCAATCGCTGACTGCAACAGGTTTAAATCAATCATGGCAAAATCTTCGATAACCGAATTGTTCCAAGACCTTGCCAAAACCGGCATTTTGTTTAGTATTTCCATTGCGGACTCAATCATGCTTAAGGATTGGTAATCAAGGGTTCCCCTTTCCTGGGTCAGGATCAGAGATTTAAAAGGGGTTTCATTTGGTTTGATGCTTCCTGCCAAGGGATGATTCAAGAGCTTGCTGCCCTGGTGAATGAAGTTCCTTGCATCCACGAAAACCTCCTGTAAAGACCCCTTTACTTGGCGCGCCTGCCGGTAAGATTGCCATACCGCAGGATTATTGCTGATAATAAAGGCTTTCTCCATTTTTATCACCTGAAATCAAATTTAATAATCAAATTTAATCATCGTAAAATTAGGTAAAAATTTAATAAAAAAATTTAAAAATAAAAAGACACAGCAAAGAAAATATTGCCGTGCCTCTGTCTTTTTACCTGAGAGATTAGCTGTAGACCAACCAGTTTGCTCCGTCGGTGTCTTTTGACTTTCCAGAGTTGAGTCCTGACGCGGTCCTTTTACCTGAAAGTTTCACTTTCAATTTGCTAAAATCAAAAGCTTGCTTCTTCGGTACCCAATGGGATTCTCCCACGTCTTTCATACTCAAATACTATTCATTTTATAAAACGAATTTTATTTTGGTAAAATTATTTACAGGAAATCAAAAGCTTCTTATATCAATTATTATTTAATTATTTGCATTGTACCAAATTTTTCATGTCAGGTCAACCGGGTAAAATCATTTTACTTCATTTTTCAAAACCTTTGCATCAATTTTGCCACATTATTTTCTCAATTCAGGATTATTTTGCCTGATTTGTTTAATATTTTGACTTCCTGGCCGGCACCTGTTTTTTTCCAAAGCTTTTAATGTTAAAATATTACTGTAGTTAAACCCTTTTCTTAAATGCATTATTTTTCTTTTACTGTTGCCGTCCAAAAAACGGCTTCTTTTTTTACCCATTTCTTTCATATTTTTCATATCATGAAACCCGCGAAATAAGGGATACTATTTTTGAGGTGATATGAATGGCCAAAAAATCAACGAAACGTGATAACATTAGTAACAGTAAAATGAAGTCTTCTCTCTCCTCATCCAGCTGCCAAAGGCAAAAGGAATCTCCTTTAAGTCTGGAGCAATCTTTTCATGAAGCCCAATCCTCCAGCAGCGAGCAAGAAAAACTTTAAACCCTTATCGGCAGTGAATAAAAAATCCGCTGATTCAGCGGATTTTTTATTTCTTTTTTCCTTTTTCCTTTTCCCTTTTCCTTTTTATACCATCTGCAAGTTAACTTTCCTTTAAAATCACGGTAACTTTCCTTGTTTTCTGATTGCTATCCGTTACTTCTACAGTAACCTTATCTCC
This window harbors:
- a CDS encoding GrdX family protein; this translates as MEKAFIISNNPAVWQSYRQARQVKGSLQEVFVDARNFIHQGSKLLNHPLAGSIKPNETPFKSLILTQERGTLDYQSLSMIESAMEILNKMPVLARSWNNSVIEDFAMIDLNLLQSAIDALPNTIYFEK